The segment CCCCCGGGGCATCGACGCGACCATCTCCTCGGTGAGGACCTGAGGCGCCCGCGCACCGGGGACGAGCACCGCACCGATGACGAGGTCCGCGGTCGTGACCTGCTCCTCGAGGGTGAGGCGGTTGCTCGCGAGCGTCGTGATGCGCCCGGAGTGCACGGTGTCGACGTAGCGCAGCTTGGCGATGTCGAGGTCGAGGATGGTGACGTTCGCGCCCATGCCCGAGGCGACCCAGGCGGCGTTGCGCCCGGCCGTGCCCGAGCCGATGACGACGACGTGCGCGGGCAGCACCCCGCCGATGCCGCCCATGAGCACGCCCCGCCCGCCGCGGGGACGTTCGAGCTCGTGGGCACCGACCTGCGGGGCCATGCGCCCGGCCACCTCGCTCATGGGCTGGAGCAGGGGCAGGCCGCCCTCCCGCCCCACGACGGTCTCGTAGGCCACCGCGGTCGTCCCCGCGTCGAGCAGCGCCCGGGTGAGGGCGGGAGCCGCCGCGAGATGGAGGTAGGTGAACACCGTGAGGTCGCCGCGCAGGTGAGTGAACTCGCGCTCCACGGGCTCCTTGACCTTCAGGAGCAGGTCGGCCGCGGCCCACACCGTCGCGGCGTCCTCGACGATGTCCGCGCCGGCGGCCCGGTAGTCGTCGTCGGACAGCGCCGAGCCCTCGCCCGCTCCGGACTGCACGAGGACCTCGTGGCCGGCCAGTGCGAGCTCGCGGACGCCGGCGGGGGTGATCGCGACCCGGTACTCCGCCTGCTTGACCTCGGTGGGGACGCCGATCCGCATGTGCCCTCCCGCCTCGCCGGCACGCCGGCCGCTCCGCCTGCCCCGAGTCTAGTGAGCGGCCCGGCCGCGGAGGCGCTCGGCGGCGAGGAGTACGCCGATGAGCGTCTTCGCGTCCGTCAGCTCACCGCGCCGGGCACGCTCGACGACGTCGGCGAGCGGCATGCGCACGACCTCCATGTCCGCCTCCTCGGCGTGGGCGGCGAAACCCGCTGGCGCGTCGACGGGGTCCAGGCCGGTGGCGAGGTAGACCGTCGTCGTCTCGTCCGTCCACCCGGAGGAGTTGTGGAACGTCACGAGCTCGGTGAGCCTGCCCGCGCCGAGTCCGACCTCCTCCGCGAGCTCACGGCGGACCGCCTCGTCGGGCACCTCCCCGTCGCTGTCGAGCTTGCCGGCGGGTATCTCGAGGGCCGCCTGACCGAATGGGTGGCGGTACTGGCGCAGCAGCACGACCTGCCCGTCCTCCTCGACCGGCACCACCGCGACGGCGTTCGGATGCTCGACGATCTCCCGGTTGACGACCTCGCCGTCGGGCATGCGCACCCGATCGACGCGAACCCGTGAGAGCTCGCCGTCGTAGGCGATCCGCGACGACTCCACCTCGTAGTCCACGAGGAAGCTCAGCGACCGGCCGGGACGGGGCTCGGCGCCGCCTCCTCCGCCGACTCGGGCACCGGCAGCCGCCCGGCCTGCGCGAGCATGCGCGCCTTGGCCGCCCCGACGAAGTCGCGGAACAGCGGCTGGGGGCGGTTGGGCCGTGACCGGAACTCGGGGTGGGCCTGCGTCCCCACGAACCACGGGTGGTCGGGCAGCTCGATCACCTCGACGAGACGGTCGTCGGGCGACAGGCCGCTGAAAACCATCCCCGCCTCCGCGAGGCGTCCGCGGTAGCGGTTGGCGACCTCCCAGCGGTGGCGGTGCCGCTCGTAGACG is part of the Egibacteraceae bacterium genome and harbors:
- the ald gene encoding alanine dehydrogenase codes for the protein MRIGVPTEVKQAEYRVAITPAGVRELALAGHEVLVQSGAGEGSALSDDDYRAAGADIVEDAATVWAAADLLLKVKEPVEREFTHLRGDLTVFTYLHLAAAPALTRALLDAGTTAVAYETVVGREGGLPLLQPMSEVAGRMAPQVGAHELERPRGGRGVLMGGIGGVLPAHVVVIGSGTAGRNAAWVASGMGANVTILDLDIAKLRYVDTVHSGRITTLASNRLTLEEQVTTADLVIGAVLVPGARAPQVLTEEMVASMPRGSVLVDISIDQGGCAATSRVTTHAEPTYVKHGVVHYCVGNMPGAVPRTSTYGLTNATLPYVMRLAGQGVRRAARRDQGFAQGINAIDGLLTNAGVAEAHGLAHTPLPEALDG
- a CDS encoding NUDIX hydrolase yields the protein MDYEVESSRIAYDGELSRVRVDRVRMPDGEVVNREIVEHPNAVAVVPVEEDGQVVLLRQYRHPFGQAALEIPAGKLDSDGEVPDEAVRRELAEEVGLGAGRLTELVTFHNSSGWTDETTTVYLATGLDPVDAPAGFAAHAEEADMEVVRMPLADVVERARRGELTDAKTLIGVLLAAERLRGRAAH